The sequence below is a genomic window from bacterium.
CGCGAGCAGCATGCAGGTTGCCGGCATCTTCATCGCGACCCCTCCTGACACCCGACACCTGGACGAAGCCGCGCCGCGCGACGGCGTCGGCACGTGTTCTTCCGCCCTGCCGCAGACTACTGCTTCCGGTAGTCGTCGAGCCGGAAATCGCCGCTGTCCGCTGGCGGCATCAGTACGGCGAGGACGAGGTAGACGGCCAAGCCCGCCCCGCCGGCCACCGCCATGAAGATGAAGACAACCCGCACCGGTCGCGTCTGCCACCCGAAGTACTCGGCGATGCCGCCGCAGACGCCGACCAGGACTCTGTCGGCCGACTTT
It includes:
- a CDS encoding PspC domain-containing protein — encoded protein: MARRVLKKSADRVLVGVCGGIAEYFGWQTRPVRVVFIFMAVAGGAGLAVYLVLAVLMPPADSGDFRLDDYRKQ